GTCGATAAACCCGCGACGCAGGGCGCGAATATGACGCAGCCCTTTGCGCCGGTCGGAGCCCGGCCGCAGCACCGCGAACGCCACCCAGCAGAACGCCACGCCGCAGATCTTCGCCAGATTGTCGTTCAAAAAATCCGCCAGATCGTAAACCGGCGGGTTCGTCACCGCGATAAACGAGCCCATAAACACAATCAGCTGTCCCCACAATCCGGCAAACCGCGGCTGTTGCAGTTTTAACAGCTGCATCGTGGTCAGGAGCGGAAAAAGAAACAGCAAAAACTGCCAGAGATCGGTGACCTGAACCATCAGCCCGAACTTCACTACAAAGCTGAACAGCGTCAGCAGCAATAGCGTGCGCAGTAGCAAGTTGAGCGAATTATGCGGCGACGGCGAGGCGGAGTAGAGCACGCAGCTTATCGCCGCCAGGGTCAGCGCGCCGCTGCCGGCCTCCCAGCGGGTGTTGATCGCCCATGCGCCGATAAGCGTGATGACGCAGAAGGTGCGCAGCGCGCTCCAGAGCGCCTCGGCGTTATCGGTGTGGCGCGCCAGCGGCGGCGCGGTGGGTACGCTGATGCTGTCGTCAGGAACAGGCGTGTCGAGCCGCGCAATCCAGCGCTGGCAGTTCATCCACACGCGGCAGAAATCGCGCAGCCGCAGCCAGAACGCCTGATGGCGAAAATCGCCGCCCTCAGACGGCGCGAGCGCCGCCAGCAGACGAGCCACCCGCAGCGGGCAGGGCTTCGGATGACCGAGCTCTTCCAGCAGCGCATCAAGCCCGGCCCACAGATCCTGCGGCGGATCCGGCCAGTTCATCAGCAGGCGGCGCAGGCCGGAGATATAGCTGGTCAGACGCAGTTGCTGATGCAATAGATAATTCAGGAGCTGGTTTTGCTGACGGATGCGGTAATGGCTCCAGAAGGCCTGAATGCGCAGCACGTTCAGCGTCAGTACCTGCGCGATCACGCCTTCGTGCGCGGTACGGATGGCGTCGGTGGTTTGGGGTTTCCACAGCAGGCTGGCGTGTTCCAGCAGCCGCGCCTGCATTTTGCGCAGCGCTCCGAGAAACGTCACGCTGTCGGGCGGCCCTGGCATCACCATCATCATCAGCCCGCCGCACAGAATGCCGACAATCACTTCACAGACGCGCGACTGGGCGATATCCCACAGTTCTGTCGTCTCAATGGTGTTGACCAGCGGAAAGGCGATAATGGCGGCGGTGTAGCCCGCCAGTTGAAAGGCATAGGCGGCGTTATTGTGGAAATTCCCCGAAACCCAGGTACAGAGCGCCAGCCACAGCGCCATCGTCCAGGTGAACAGCCACGGATCGTTCAGCGTATGCCCGGCGATAATCAGCGCGGCGCTGGCCCCCAGCAGGCTGCCAGCGATGCGCCCCAGGCTTTTACTGATAACGCCGCCCACCGTCGGGAAACT
This DNA window, taken from Cronobacter universalis NCTC 9529, encodes the following:
- a CDS encoding FUSC family protein, translating into MNLDWLTWQRSPWGKATPAQWRYALRNGIAMSLALTIAYVLDLDEPYWAMTSAAVVSFPTVGGVISKSLGRIAGSLLGASAALIIAGHTLNDPWLFTWTMALWLALCTWVSGNFHNNAAYAFQLAGYTAAIIAFPLVNTIETTELWDIAQSRVCEVIVGILCGGLMMMVMPGPPDSVTFLGALRKMQARLLEHASLLWKPQTTDAIRTAHEGVIAQVLTLNVLRIQAFWSHYRIRQQNQLLNYLLHQQLRLTSYISGLRRLLMNWPDPPQDLWAGLDALLEELGHPKPCPLRVARLLAALAPSEGGDFRHQAFWLRLRDFCRVWMNCQRWIARLDTPVPDDSISVPTAPPLARHTDNAEALWSALRTFCVITLIGAWAINTRWEAGSGALTLAAISCVLYSASPSPHNSLNLLLRTLLLLTLFSFVVKFGLMVQVTDLWQFLLFLFPLLTTMQLLKLQQPRFAGLWGQLIVFMGSFIAVTNPPVYDLADFLNDNLAKICGVAFCWVAFAVLRPGSDRRKGLRHIRALRRGFIDQLSRVPQRGEAAFESLVYHHISQLSNSKDEATRRWLLRWGVVLLNCSHVVWQLREWETRADPLSQVRDICIETLRDVMSVKGVRQRPLAAALGELERISLTLARHHQPDARRLAGIIWRLWCSLSQLEQASPSPQESNAPGAVK